A window of the Tunturibacter empetritectus genome harbors these coding sequences:
- a CDS encoding helix-turn-helix domain-containing protein → MSTTLANPARMIRLGAPHLIRSDKELAAYSKALFELTAKSAPTAYEDEAIALLTLLIDQYESQHHVVPDAEPAEVLRFLLDQNGLTQRDIANELGSETTVSLILSGRRQLTRDHIQRLSRRFHVPPSVFFSEI, encoded by the coding sequence ATGAGTACAACGCTAGCCAATCCCGCCAGGATGATTCGCCTGGGAGCGCCCCACCTCATACGCTCCGACAAGGAACTTGCCGCCTATTCGAAAGCATTGTTCGAGCTCACCGCGAAGTCTGCCCCGACCGCTTACGAGGACGAAGCGATCGCGCTCCTCACTCTGCTCATCGACCAGTATGAATCTCAACATCACGTCGTGCCTGACGCCGAGCCTGCAGAGGTGCTACGCTTTCTGCTCGACCAAAACGGTCTCACCCAGCGCGACATCGCCAACGAACTCGGGAGCGAAACCACCGTCTCACTCATTCTCTCCGGGCGCCGCCAGCTTACGCGCGACCATATCCAGCGTCTGAGCCGCCGCTTTCACGTTCCCCCGTCCGTCTTCTTCTCCGAAATCTAA
- the yihA gene encoding ribosome biogenesis GTP-binding protein YihA/YsxC, producing the protein MRLNPVFLLSATDVAHFPTEAKTFGAPEVAFLGRSNVGKSSLINSLLGSREAKVSSTPGRTRAINFFALHEGAGDKMKVRPTLIFADLPGYGYAKISKSISAEWPSFIEPYLAERETLTLCICLVDTNIPPQENDTQLITYFKQTQRPYLVVGTKADRLSNNQLAKSVAALKKAHEVEEILPVSAKTDAGTKVLWAKMMEVAE; encoded by the coding sequence ATGCGACTGAATCCTGTTTTTTTGTTGTCCGCCACCGATGTGGCACACTTCCCTACTGAAGCGAAGACCTTCGGCGCGCCTGAGGTGGCGTTTCTCGGGCGGTCGAATGTTGGAAAGTCCTCGTTGATCAACTCCCTGCTGGGTTCGCGCGAGGCGAAGGTGTCGTCGACGCCGGGGCGGACACGGGCGATCAATTTTTTTGCGCTGCATGAGGGCGCGGGAGACAAGATGAAGGTGAGGCCGACGTTGATCTTCGCGGACCTGCCGGGGTATGGGTATGCAAAGATCTCGAAGTCGATCTCGGCGGAGTGGCCGTCGTTTATCGAGCCTTATCTTGCGGAGCGGGAGACGCTGACCCTTTGCATCTGCCTGGTGGATACGAATATTCCGCCGCAGGAGAATGATACTCAATTGATTACATATTTCAAACAGACGCAGCGGCCCTACCTGGTGGTAGGGACCAAAGCGGACCGGCTTTCGAATAATCAACTGGCGAAGTCTGTTGCGGCGTTGAAGAAGGCTCATGAAGTAGAGGAGATTTTGCCGGTGTCCGCGAAGACGGATGCGGGGACAAAGGTGCTTTGGGCGAAGATGATGGAGGTGGCGGAGTAG
- a CDS encoding ATP-binding response regulator, whose translation MSRVLVIGSDTQVAKSIGDALALARIPSDYASGHADALQRLRMRSFSVVITCANSSVEEDLALLDEMRHIRPGVKCIALAHHSTPEDVIAALRAHVFACFTPPFDVQAIANLAADTTSDNRWQQDIHVLSARPGWVSVRVSCRLITAERLLTFAKEFTNLLPDTAQLDLMQALREILLNAMEHGAAFNPEQVVEVTAISTARTLVFHVRDPGAGFRQESLTHAAIANPPQDPTAHIRKREEDGMRPGGYGLLLANGTVDELIYSEIGNEVLLIKYLDTPPR comes from the coding sequence ATGAGCCGTGTCCTGGTCATTGGAAGTGATACCCAAGTCGCCAAAAGTATCGGCGATGCACTCGCTCTCGCCCGTATCCCCAGTGACTATGCCTCTGGTCACGCCGACGCCCTGCAGCGCCTGCGGATGCGATCCTTCAGCGTTGTCATCACCTGCGCCAACAGCTCCGTCGAAGAAGATCTGGCTCTGCTCGACGAGATGCGCCACATCCGTCCGGGCGTAAAGTGCATCGCTCTCGCCCACCACAGCACGCCGGAAGACGTAATCGCGGCCTTGCGAGCCCACGTGTTCGCCTGCTTTACGCCCCCCTTTGATGTGCAGGCGATCGCGAACCTGGCCGCCGATACAACCTCCGACAATCGGTGGCAACAGGACATCCATGTTCTCTCCGCTCGTCCTGGCTGGGTCTCCGTCCGTGTCAGTTGCCGCCTCATCACCGCCGAGCGCCTCCTCACCTTTGCTAAAGAGTTCACCAACCTTCTACCCGACACTGCACAACTCGACCTGATGCAGGCGCTGCGAGAGATCCTGCTCAATGCCATGGAGCATGGCGCCGCCTTCAATCCCGAGCAGGTCGTCGAGGTCACCGCCATTAGCACCGCACGAACACTGGTCTTTCACGTACGCGACCCCGGCGCAGGATTCCGCCAGGAGTCTCTCACCCACGCCGCCATCGCAAATCCTCCACAGGATCCCACCGCCCATATCCGGAAGCGCGAAGAGGATGGAATGCGCCCCGGCGGATACGGCCTCCTCCTCGCAAACGGCACCGTAGACGAGCTGATCTACAGCGAGATCGGCAACGAAGTCCTGCTCATCAAATACCTGGATACGCCTCCGAGGTAG
- a CDS encoding chlorite dismutase family protein has translation MSNTVTEAGTSVATETNPSAPTQAGRPASGYGTGSQPQAAPHDPSKPAVKRQIVCFSFYKVMPEWRRLPAQEKAAHKAAFAEVLAKWNKPGEFVSLTYSTIGTRGDVDMCVWSIGYGVDELNQMRSELMRTPLGGYLNSPHNFLAMTKRSQYQIDRPDESEGEGRGAIRPGGQKYIFIYPFWKTRPWYLLSAAERKRLMDEHIRIGLMYPRVKLNTTYSFGIDDQEFVVAFETNFPEDFLDLVQQLRETEISLYTLADTPIFSCVRVPASEMLDRLG, from the coding sequence ATGTCGAATACTGTTACCGAAGCGGGAACCTCTGTTGCTACCGAGACTAATCCTAGTGCGCCGACTCAGGCGGGACGGCCAGCGAGTGGCTATGGGACGGGTTCTCAGCCGCAGGCGGCTCCGCATGACCCTTCGAAGCCGGCGGTGAAGCGGCAGATTGTTTGCTTCAGCTTCTACAAGGTGATGCCGGAGTGGCGGCGATTGCCGGCGCAGGAGAAGGCGGCGCATAAGGCTGCGTTTGCCGAGGTGCTGGCGAAGTGGAATAAGCCGGGGGAGTTTGTGTCGCTGACGTACTCGACGATTGGGACACGCGGCGATGTGGATATGTGCGTGTGGTCCATTGGGTATGGGGTGGATGAGCTGAACCAGATGCGAAGCGAGTTGATGCGGACGCCGCTGGGGGGATATCTGAACTCGCCGCATAACTTTCTGGCGATGACGAAGCGTTCGCAGTATCAGATTGACCGGCCGGATGAGAGCGAGGGCGAAGGGCGTGGAGCGATTCGGCCGGGTGGGCAGAAGTACATCTTTATCTACCCGTTCTGGAAGACGCGGCCCTGGTATCTGCTGTCAGCTGCGGAGCGGAAGCGGTTGATGGATGAGCATATCCGGATTGGGCTGATGTATCCGCGGGTGAAACTGAATACGACCTACTCGTTCGGGATCGACGACCAGGAGTTTGTGGTGGCGTTTGAGACCAACTTTCCGGAGGACTTTCTGGATCTGGTGCAGCAGCTTCGGGAGACCGAGATCAGTCTTTATACGCTGGCTGATACTCCGATCTTCAGCTGTGTGCGGGTGCCTGCGTCAGAGATGCTGGATCGTCTGGGTTAG
- a CDS encoding inositol-3-phosphate synthase, with translation MSTPPAAKPASAAQDAATIKPATGKLGVMIPGMGAVATTLIAGVEAIRRGFAKPIGSTSQMATIRLGKRTDARTPLIKNFVPIADLNDIVFTGWDIFGGNLYDAAKTAQVLDRDQLEQMRPFLESIEPMPAVFDQHYVKRLTGQKIKTGKNKCDLANQIRNDIAEFKTKTDRQVMIWCGSTEIYLEQTAVHQTLEAFEKGLVDNDPGISPSMLYAWAALKEGIPFANGAPNLTVDIPALQELSKKMNAPICGKDFKTGQTFIKTVLAPAFKVRNLGVAGWYSTNILGNRDGEVLDDPDSFKTKEVSKLGVLEHIFQPELHPDLYKDLYHKVRINYYPPRGDNKEGWDNIDIFGWLGYPMQLKVDFLCRDSILAAPLALDLILFMDLAARTPSLRGLGIQEWLSFYFKDPDSAPGVYPEHDLFIQHIKLKNTLRHIMGEDLITHLGLEYYGD, from the coding sequence ATGTCTACACCCCCGGCCGCTAAGCCAGCATCCGCTGCGCAGGACGCGGCAACCATCAAGCCTGCCACTGGAAAACTAGGCGTCATGATTCCCGGCATGGGAGCCGTCGCCACCACACTTATCGCCGGTGTAGAAGCTATTCGCCGCGGCTTCGCTAAACCCATCGGTTCCACCTCGCAGATGGCCACCATCCGTCTCGGCAAACGCACCGATGCACGCACCCCGCTCATCAAGAACTTCGTCCCCATCGCAGACCTCAACGACATCGTCTTCACCGGCTGGGACATCTTCGGCGGCAACCTCTACGACGCAGCCAAGACCGCGCAGGTACTCGACCGCGACCAGCTCGAACAGATGCGTCCCTTCCTCGAGTCCATCGAGCCGATGCCCGCCGTCTTCGACCAGCACTACGTCAAGCGCCTCACCGGCCAGAAGATCAAGACCGGCAAGAACAAGTGCGACCTCGCCAACCAGATTCGCAACGACATTGCGGAGTTCAAAACCAAAACCGACCGCCAGGTCATGATCTGGTGCGGCTCTACTGAAATCTACCTCGAGCAGACAGCAGTCCACCAGACGCTCGAAGCCTTCGAGAAGGGCCTCGTCGATAACGACCCCGGTATCTCGCCCTCGATGTTGTACGCCTGGGCCGCGCTCAAGGAAGGCATACCCTTCGCCAACGGCGCACCAAACCTCACCGTCGACATCCCCGCACTGCAGGAGCTTTCGAAGAAGATGAACGCTCCCATCTGCGGCAAGGACTTCAAGACCGGCCAGACCTTCATCAAAACCGTTCTCGCTCCCGCATTCAAGGTCCGCAACCTCGGCGTCGCAGGCTGGTACTCCACCAATATTCTTGGCAACCGCGACGGCGAAGTTCTCGACGATCCCGACTCTTTCAAGACCAAAGAGGTCTCGAAGCTCGGCGTTCTCGAGCACATCTTTCAGCCCGAGCTGCACCCAGATCTCTACAAGGATCTCTATCACAAGGTCCGCATCAACTACTACCCGCCCCGCGGCGACAATAAAGAAGGCTGGGACAACATTGACATCTTCGGCTGGCTCGGCTATCCCATGCAGCTCAAGGTAGACTTCCTCTGCCGCGATTCCATCCTTGCTGCTCCACTCGCTCTCGATCTGATCCTCTTCATGGATCTGGCCGCCCGCACACCTTCACTGCGTGGCCTCGGCATTCAGGAGTGGCTCAGCTTCTACTTCAAGGATCCGGACTCCGCCCCCGGCGTCTACCCAGAGCATGACCTCTTCATTCAGCACATCAAGCTGAAGAACACCCTCCGTCACATCATGGGGGAAGACCTCATCACCCATCTCGGCCTCGAATACTACGGCGACTAG
- a CDS encoding uroporphyrinogen-III synthase translates to MPTLTNKRILITRTRHQASELATKLEAFGAITILIPTIEIVPPASFAALDAALTCLRTYDWLLFTSANAVEAFHRRAQFLHLTQLAKHIAVIGPATLRAANAIGLTVDLVPPQYIAESLAEALLPEAPGRSFLLPRAAEARDTLPATLTAAGATVTIAEAYRNQTPPDSIPALQHLFSAPENYPDAITFTSASTARHLMGLLEVANLTLPPKITLASIGPVTSQELRDLGHEPSIEAAEPTIPALVQSLATHFTHR, encoded by the coding sequence ATGCCAACCCTAACTAACAAACGCATCCTCATCACGCGAACCCGCCATCAGGCCTCCGAGCTTGCAACAAAACTCGAAGCCTTTGGCGCGATCACCATCCTGATCCCTACCATCGAGATCGTCCCGCCGGCCTCCTTCGCCGCACTCGACGCAGCCCTCACCTGCCTCCGCACCTACGATTGGCTCCTCTTCACCAGCGCCAACGCCGTTGAAGCCTTCCATCGCCGAGCGCAGTTCCTCCACCTCACCCAACTTGCCAAACACATCGCCGTCATCGGCCCCGCCACCCTTCGCGCCGCCAACGCCATCGGCCTCACTGTCGATCTCGTCCCTCCGCAATACATCGCCGAATCGCTGGCCGAAGCTCTTTTGCCCGAAGCCCCCGGCAGATCCTTCCTGCTCCCCCGCGCCGCTGAAGCCCGCGACACGCTCCCCGCAACCCTCACCGCCGCCGGAGCCACCGTCACCATCGCCGAAGCTTACCGCAACCAGACACCACCCGACTCCATCCCCGCGCTTCAACATCTCTTTAGCGCACCGGAGAACTATCCCGACGCCATCACCTTCACCAGCGCCTCCACTGCCCGTCACCTTATGGGTTTGTTAGAAGTTGCCAATCTCACCCTCCCGCCTAAGATCACCCTCGCCTCCATCGGTCCCGTCACCAGCCAGGAGCTTCGCGACCTTGGCCACGAACCCTCGATCGAAGCTGCCGAACCCACCATCCCGGCCCTTGTCCAATCCCTGGCCACTCACTTCACTCATCGGTAA
- a CDS encoding septal ring lytic transglycosylase RlpA family protein, producing MKRTLMMFFVAVLGLAPVVMAQGQTVGQKETGLAAVYSSRLNGHVTASGQMYNGSALTAAHKTLPYGTKIKVTNTKNDKSVVLQVNDRGPVQAGRILDITPAAAARLGIPRKAMRDVPVEVIEQGNGKTTRQHAE from the coding sequence ATGAAACGCACGTTGATGATGTTTTTTGTTGCAGTGCTGGGCTTGGCCCCGGTGGTGATGGCGCAGGGGCAGACGGTCGGCCAAAAGGAGACGGGGCTTGCGGCCGTTTATTCCAGCAGACTCAATGGGCATGTTACGGCGAGTGGGCAGATGTATAACGGATCGGCCTTGACGGCAGCGCACAAGACGCTTCCCTACGGAACCAAGATCAAAGTGACCAATACCAAGAATGATAAGAGCGTGGTGTTGCAGGTCAACGATCGAGGACCTGTGCAGGCTGGCCGCATTCTCGATATCACTCCGGCTGCAGCGGCACGGTTGGGCATTCCGAGAAAGGCGATGCGGGATGTACCGGTCGAGGTGATCGAGCAAGGCAATGGCAAGACGACTCGACAGCACGCGGAGTAA
- a CDS encoding type II toxin-antitoxin system HigB family toxin, which translates to MNVVTRKHLLEAETRYPEAANEIRAWYKIATAARRRNFVEVRQVFPDADAVEGYVIFNIRQNRFRLITIIHYSRQRASRITEGHIYIRSFLTHKQYDNTANWDKGVKR; encoded by the coding sequence ATGAATGTAGTAACCCGAAAGCATCTGCTCGAAGCCGAAACCCGGTATCCAGAGGCCGCAAATGAGATAAGAGCCTGGTACAAGATCGCGACCGCTGCACGGCGGAGAAACTTTGTGGAGGTCAGGCAGGTCTTCCCAGACGCAGATGCCGTCGAGGGATACGTTATCTTCAATATTCGTCAGAACCGCTTTCGACTCATTACCATCATTCACTATTCGCGGCAGAGGGCCTCACGCATCACCGAAGGCCACATCTACATCCGGTCTTTTCTTACGCACAAGCAGTACGACAACACAGCCAACTGGGACAAGGGGGTCAAACGATGA
- a CDS encoding DedA family protein, whose amino-acid sequence MSEKIIALLIGAIAAGGYASVILLMAIQSACIPIPSEVIMPLAGYALAHTQLQLIILATVASLASNLGSIPAYWVGAKGGRPMVERYGSMMLLSRRDLDLVDHFFSKYGSITVLIGRMLPIVRTFIAFPAGVAKMNQLRFHLYTFIGSWPWCYALAWVGMKLGASWNTNPQFKAIFHRFHLGVEIVLVIGAVWFITSHWKNRIRTEAA is encoded by the coding sequence ATGTCAGAAAAAATCATTGCACTCCTCATCGGCGCCATAGCCGCGGGCGGTTACGCCAGCGTTATCCTCCTGATGGCGATTCAGTCCGCCTGCATCCCCATCCCGTCTGAAGTCATTATGCCGCTTGCCGGCTACGCTCTCGCCCACACGCAGCTCCAGCTCATCATCCTGGCCACGGTGGCATCGCTGGCCTCGAACCTCGGCTCCATTCCCGCCTACTGGGTCGGCGCAAAGGGCGGTCGTCCCATGGTGGAGCGCTACGGCAGCATGATGCTTCTAAGCCGTCGCGATCTCGACCTGGTCGATCACTTCTTCTCCAAATACGGCTCCATCACCGTCCTCATCGGCCGCATGCTCCCCATTGTCCGCACTTTCATTGCCTTCCCCGCGGGCGTCGCAAAGATGAACCAGCTTCGCTTCCATCTCTACACCTTCATCGGCTCGTGGCCCTGGTGCTACGCCCTCGCCTGGGTAGGCATGAAACTAGGCGCAAGCTGGAACACCAACCCCCAGTTCAAAGCCATCTTCCACCGCTTCCACCTCGGCGTAGAAATAGTCCTGGTGATCGGCGCAGTCTGGTTCATTACCTCCCACTGGAAGAACCGCATCCGCACCGAAGCTGCCTAG
- a CDS encoding ester cyclase → MSKESNIEAQKKMGEAINSGKLERLHDVMASDVKDHDPAPDQGKGVEGFIMFFTELRAAFPDLSIAVEHLVADEDNVGFAYTITGTHDGNFLGIPPSGKKVKARGMQISKFKDGKITERWGSSDQLGIMQQIGVIKPAKSLAAPPVLTGKTA, encoded by the coding sequence ATGAGCAAGGAATCGAACATCGAAGCACAGAAAAAAATGGGCGAAGCTATCAACAGCGGCAAACTCGAGAGACTCCACGACGTCATGGCGTCCGATGTAAAAGACCACGATCCCGCACCCGATCAAGGTAAAGGGGTGGAAGGTTTCATCATGTTTTTCACAGAACTTCGCGCTGCCTTTCCGGACCTGTCCATCGCTGTCGAGCATCTCGTCGCAGACGAGGACAATGTAGGCTTCGCTTATACCATCACAGGCACGCACGACGGCAACTTCCTCGGCATCCCGCCCTCCGGCAAAAAGGTTAAAGCCCGCGGCATGCAGATCTCAAAGTTCAAAGACGGAAAGATCACCGAACGCTGGGGGAGCTCCGACCAACTCGGAATCATGCAACAAATCGGAGTCATCAAACCAGCCAAATCCTTAGCTGCTCCACCCGTGCTAACCGGTAAAACGGCTTAG
- the nth gene encoding endonuclease III, whose translation MTKTTVARTAAKSKAVVGAKARAIAKTEPVSAKKKAGKTVNPTSPERVAAILDALRKAYPGVVCALNHKSAWELTAATILSAQCTDVRVNLVTPALFKAFPTPKAMAAASLPELEELIRTTGFFRNKAKSIQGAARVVVEKFGGKVPQTMEQILTLPGVARKTGNVVLGSWFNIAVGVVVDTHVMRLSRRLELTGETAPEKVERDLMKILPQDRWIAFSHELIHHGRQICVARKPRCADCTLERLCNSADKTWSSH comes from the coding sequence ATGACGAAGACGACTGTGGCTCGGACTGCTGCTAAGAGTAAGGCCGTGGTTGGAGCGAAGGCTCGCGCGATTGCGAAGACTGAGCCGGTTTCGGCTAAGAAGAAAGCTGGAAAGACGGTGAATCCGACTTCGCCCGAGCGGGTAGCGGCGATTCTTGATGCTCTGCGGAAGGCCTATCCCGGAGTGGTGTGTGCGCTGAATCATAAGAGTGCGTGGGAGCTGACGGCGGCTACGATTCTGTCGGCGCAGTGTACGGATGTTCGCGTGAATCTGGTGACTCCGGCGCTGTTCAAGGCGTTTCCTACCCCGAAGGCGATGGCCGCTGCTTCCCTGCCGGAACTTGAGGAGTTGATTCGGACGACTGGTTTTTTTCGCAATAAGGCGAAGTCGATTCAGGGTGCGGCAAGGGTGGTAGTAGAGAAGTTTGGGGGGAAGGTGCCTCAGACGATGGAACAGATTCTTACGCTGCCGGGGGTGGCTCGGAAGACTGGGAACGTGGTGTTGGGGTCGTGGTTCAACATTGCGGTAGGAGTGGTTGTAGATACGCATGTTATGCGCCTGTCGCGGCGGCTGGAGTTGACCGGAGAGACTGCGCCGGAGAAGGTGGAGCGGGATCTGATGAAGATACTTCCGCAGGACCGGTGGATCGCGTTTTCCCATGAACTCATTCATCATGGGCGGCAGATTTGCGTGGCTCGAAAGCCAAGGTGCGCGGACTGTACGCTGGAGAGGCTTTGCAACTCAGCGGACAAAACGTGGAGCTCACATTAG
- a CDS encoding Ig-like domain repeat protein — MGKQSLPHPLRTRIVPFRIALPLLLWLLSLSSLPAQTTSVSALTIPLVLPSAIAFDSAGNLYFAETGNHVIRKVDTNGNLTTIAGTGTQGFSGDTGPATSATLDSPQGLALDSANNLYIADTHNHRIRRLNLTTGFITTIAGTTSGFSGDGAPALSAQLNLPTALAIDASGNLYLADTANHRIRRIDASTGLITTIAGTGTQGYSGDGAAVLSAAIDSPTGIAIDPSGNLYLADTHNHRIRKITSSTGLITTIAGTGLPGFSGDSASASAATLALPHGLTADASGNLYLADTANHRIRRIDASTGLITTVVGDGTQTFSGDNGPPTAASLDSPTATSLSPASSLTLSDTGNQRIRQVETQPAGSNITTIAGLGSTTPGALTLTAPSAIAYGTGQLTANLATSTADNTATGSITFLATTSVITKTLGTAPLVSNTATFSTTTLPAGAYSLTAIYSGDQTHPSTQSPPLALTINPQQLTATTDPIFVLYGQSIPRLSGTLTGVLPQDAANLTVAFTTAATTGSSAGTYPVTPALTGPTAGNYTIAAPYPSLTITPAGTVITLSNLVATGTTGATGSTGSAFTLTVHVASTTTGTPTGSVTLLDGSSPLFTNPLSSGDAVFLTSLLAQGSHTFTAVYDGSTNFTPSLSAPQLITVGTGPPATPDFALSATGSTTQTILSGSTASFTFAVQTQNSLSSPITLAATGLPNLATASFNPATLPPGATPNSFTMTIATPTTVATNSPSAHGLYRSFLAGVLLVCPLARAALRRRKHHLTATKLIILAIAGVTLTLASGCGARINSDPQLTSPAKSYTITVTGTATSPTGSPLQHSATVTLTLDPAS; from the coding sequence ATGGGTAAGCAGAGCCTCCCTCACCCTCTCCGCACAAGAATCGTTCCCTTCAGGATCGCGCTCCCCCTCCTGCTCTGGCTCCTCTCCCTCTCGAGCCTTCCCGCACAAACCACATCTGTCTCTGCGCTGACGATCCCTCTCGTCCTTCCCTCCGCCATCGCCTTCGATTCAGCCGGCAATCTCTACTTCGCCGAAACAGGGAACCACGTCATCCGCAAGGTCGACACCAACGGCAATCTCACGACCATCGCAGGCACCGGCACTCAGGGCTTTTCCGGCGACACAGGTCCTGCCACCTCTGCCACCCTCGACTCCCCCCAGGGCCTCGCCCTCGACTCGGCAAACAACCTCTACATCGCGGACACCCACAACCACCGCATCCGCAGACTCAACCTAACCACTGGCTTCATCACCACCATCGCAGGTACCACCTCGGGCTTTTCAGGAGACGGCGCCCCCGCCCTCTCCGCCCAACTCAACCTCCCCACCGCTCTCGCCATCGACGCCTCCGGCAACCTCTATCTCGCCGACACCGCGAACCACCGCATCCGCCGCATCGATGCCAGCACTGGTCTCATCACCACCATCGCCGGCACAGGCACGCAAGGCTACTCCGGCGACGGGGCCGCCGTCCTCTCCGCTGCCATCGACTCACCCACGGGCATTGCCATCGACCCCTCCGGCAATCTCTACCTTGCCGACACCCACAACCACCGCATCCGCAAGATCACCTCCAGCACCGGCCTGATCACCACCATCGCCGGCACTGGCCTGCCCGGCTTCTCCGGCGACTCCGCTTCCGCGTCTGCCGCAACCCTCGCACTCCCTCACGGCCTCACCGCCGACGCCTCCGGCAACCTCTACCTCGCCGACACGGCGAACCACCGCATCCGCCGCATTGACGCCAGCACCGGCCTCATCACCACCGTCGTCGGTGACGGCACCCAGACCTTCTCCGGCGACAACGGCCCCCCCACAGCCGCCTCGCTCGATAGCCCAACCGCAACCTCCCTCTCTCCCGCCAGCAGCCTCACCCTCTCCGACACCGGCAATCAGCGCATCCGTCAGGTCGAGACCCAGCCCGCAGGCAGCAACATCACCACCATCGCGGGACTCGGTTCCACTACACCCGGAGCACTCACCCTCACCGCACCCTCAGCCATCGCCTACGGCACCGGGCAGCTCACAGCCAACCTCGCCACCAGCACCGCGGATAATACAGCCACAGGCAGCATCACCTTTCTAGCGACCACCTCCGTCATAACGAAGACACTGGGCACCGCGCCGCTCGTCTCTAACACCGCAACCTTCTCAACCACCACCTTGCCTGCTGGCGCCTATAGTCTCACCGCAATCTACTCCGGCGATCAGACTCATCCCTCCACCCAGAGTCCCCCGCTGGCTCTCACCATCAACCCTCAGCAACTCACTGCGACCACCGATCCTATTTTTGTTCTGTACGGTCAGTCGATCCCACGCCTCAGCGGTACTCTCACCGGCGTTCTCCCTCAGGATGCTGCAAACCTCACCGTCGCCTTCACCACCGCCGCTACTACAGGTTCGTCCGCCGGAACCTATCCCGTCACGCCTGCTCTCACCGGACCGACAGCAGGGAACTACACCATTGCTGCACCCTACCCCTCCCTTACCATCACCCCGGCCGGCACCGTCATCACGCTCAGCAACCTCGTAGCTACCGGCACCACTGGAGCCACCGGATCAACCGGATCAGCCTTTACCCTCACGGTGCACGTCGCCAGCACCACTACCGGCACGCCAACCGGCTCCGTCACCTTGCTCGATGGCAGCAGCCCTCTCTTCACCAACCCACTCTCCTCTGGAGACGCAGTGTTCCTCACCAGCCTCCTCGCTCAGGGCTCTCACACCTTTACTGCTGTTTATGACGGCAGCACCAACTTCACCCCCAGCCTCTCTGCGCCGCAGCTGATCACCGTCGGAACTGGCCCTCCCGCCACACCCGACTTCGCTCTCTCCGCCACTGGCAGCACAACGCAGACCATCCTCTCCGGCTCCACTGCCAGCTTTACCTTCGCCGTTCAGACGCAGAACAGTCTCTCCAGTCCCATCACCCTCGCCGCCACCGGCCTGCCGAATCTCGCCACCGCCTCCTTCAACCCCGCCACCCTGCCTCCCGGTGCCACGCCCAACTCCTTCACCATGACCATCGCGACACCTACGACCGTCGCAACAAACAGCCCCTCAGCCCACGGCCTCTACCGATCCTTCCTTGCAGGAGTCTTACTCGTTTGTCCCCTTGCACGCGCGGCTCTACGCAGACGCAAGCACCACCTCACCGCAACCAAACTTATCATCCTGGCCATCGCCGGCGTCACCCTCACCCTTGCCAGCGGCTGCGGAGCCCGCATCAACTCCGACCCTCAGCTAACCTCACCCGCAAAGAGCTACACCATCACGGTAACCGGCACTGCCACCTCCCCCACCGGAAGCCCCCTACAGCACTCCGCCACCGTAACCCTCACTCTCGATCCAGCCAGCTAA